One window of the Rufibacter radiotolerans genome contains the following:
- a CDS encoding bifunctional heptose 7-phosphate kinase/heptose 1-phosphate adenyltransferase yields the protein MPIQRTVSALFHRFSQLRVLVVGDVMIDAYLWGKSSRLSPEAPVPIVNRLKVEQRLGGAANVALNVQSLGATPLLCSVVGDDQDGAVLLRLLQEQGQTNEGIVLSPERPTTVKQRIISGGQQLLRIDSEVETDLTEFERRALVQRFSYLLKKADVVIFEDYDKGVLSEEVIKELLALAKDAQVPTVVDPKKKNFLSYKGSTLFKPNLKELKEGLKVDFSDANLEAFEAAVHQLQEKMALENVLVTLSERGVFCQSANGEKTYLDAHVRSISDVSGAGDTVVSIAALSLAAGLPLPALAELANLGGGLVCEHVGVVPIDKDQLQHEAQASAVLKNALASFEVKAV from the coding sequence ATGCCCATTCAGCGCACAGTTTCCGCTTTGTTCCACCGCTTTAGTCAGTTGCGGGTTCTGGTAGTAGGTGATGTGATGATTGATGCCTACCTCTGGGGAAAATCCTCACGCTTGTCGCCGGAGGCGCCGGTGCCCATTGTGAACCGCCTCAAGGTGGAGCAACGCCTGGGCGGGGCCGCCAACGTGGCCCTGAACGTGCAGAGCCTGGGCGCCACGCCGCTGCTGTGCTCGGTGGTGGGCGATGACCAGGACGGTGCGGTTCTTTTGAGGCTTCTGCAGGAGCAGGGCCAGACCAACGAAGGCATTGTCCTGAGTCCAGAGCGCCCCACCACGGTCAAGCAACGCATTATCTCGGGCGGCCAGCAGCTCCTGCGCATTGACTCAGAGGTGGAAACCGATCTGACCGAATTTGAACGCCGGGCCCTGGTACAGCGCTTTTCCTACCTGCTCAAGAAAGCCGATGTGGTCATTTTTGAGGACTATGACAAAGGTGTGCTGAGCGAGGAAGTGATCAAGGAACTGCTGGCGCTGGCCAAAGATGCCCAAGTGCCCACCGTGGTAGACCCTAAAAAGAAGAATTTCCTTTCTTATAAAGGCAGCACGCTTTTTAAACCCAATCTCAAAGAACTCAAGGAAGGCCTGAAAGTAGATTTCTCCGATGCCAACCTGGAGGCCTTTGAGGCTGCCGTGCACCAATTACAAGAAAAAATGGCGCTGGAGAATGTGCTGGTAACCTTGTCTGAGCGGGGCGTTTTCTGCCAGTCAGCCAATGGGGAGAAAACCTATTTAGATGCCCACGTGCGGTCTATCTCAGACGTTTCTGGGGCCGGTGACACCGTGGTGAGCATTGCCGCCCTAAGCCTGGCCGCCGGGCTTCCGCTGCCGGCCTTAGCCGAATTGGCTAACCTGGGCGGCGGCCTGGTTTGCGAGCACGTAGGCGTGGTACCTATTGACAAAGACCAATTACAGCACGAGGCGCAGGCCTCAGCCGTCCTGAAAAACGCGTTGGCTTCTTTTGAGGTGAAAGCGGTGTAA
- the hemE gene encoding uroporphyrinogen decarboxylase has product MQLKNDLLLRAALGQPTERTPVWLMRQAGRILPEYRAVRSRLSGFKELVETPELAAEVTIQPVDLLDVDAAIIFSDILVVPEAMGCTYEMVESRGPIFPTTIKTAADVERVRVADPHEHLGYVLDAIKVTKRELNGRVPLIGFAGAPWTILAYMVEGSGSKTFSKARKMLYAEPELAHQLLRKITDTTIAYLKAQVEAGADLIQVFDSWAGILPPAHYREFSYRYISEICQAITEVPVTVFAKGAFFSLEEFGQLDCQVIGLDWNMDIKQARAAVGPNKTLQGNLDPCALYNSFEGIKQETKKMLDAFGPTRHIANLGHGVYPDTNPEKVKCFIQTVKEYSQR; this is encoded by the coding sequence ATGCAATTAAAGAATGACCTGCTGCTGCGTGCCGCCCTGGGCCAGCCTACTGAAAGAACCCCTGTCTGGCTGATGCGCCAGGCCGGCCGAATTTTACCGGAATACCGCGCCGTCCGGAGCCGCCTTTCCGGTTTCAAGGAACTGGTGGAAACGCCTGAACTGGCCGCCGAGGTGACCATTCAGCCGGTAGACCTGCTGGACGTGGACGCCGCCATTATCTTCTCAGACATTCTGGTGGTACCTGAGGCCATGGGCTGTACCTATGAAATGGTGGAGAGCCGGGGCCCCATCTTCCCTACTACCATTAAAACCGCCGCCGATGTGGAGCGGGTGCGGGTAGCCGACCCTCATGAGCATTTGGGCTATGTGCTGGATGCCATTAAAGTCACCAAAAGAGAACTAAACGGCCGCGTGCCCCTGATTGGGTTTGCCGGCGCGCCCTGGACTATTTTAGCCTACATGGTGGAAGGTAGCGGCTCCAAGACTTTTTCTAAAGCCCGTAAAATGCTCTACGCCGAGCCGGAGCTGGCCCACCAGTTATTGCGTAAAATCACAGACACTACTATTGCCTACCTAAAGGCGCAGGTAGAAGCCGGAGCTGACCTCATCCAAGTGTTTGATTCCTGGGCCGGTATCTTGCCCCCTGCGCATTACCGTGAGTTCTCTTACCGCTACATCTCTGAGATCTGCCAGGCCATTACCGAGGTTCCGGTGACGGTCTTCGCCAAGGGCGCTTTCTTCTCCCTGGAGGAATTTGGGCAACTGGACTGCCAGGTGATTGGGCTGGACTGGAACATGGACATCAAGCAGGCCCGCGCCGCCGTAGGCCCCAACAAAACCCTGCAAGGCAATTTAGACCCGTGTGCGCTTTACAACTCTTTTGAAGGCATCAAGCAGGAAACGAAAAAGATGTTGGACGCCTTCGGGCCCACCCGCCATATTGCCAACCTTGGCCACGGCGTGTACCCAGACACTAACCCGGAGAAGGTGAAATGCTTTATCCAGACGGTGAAAGAGTATAGCCAGCGGTAA
- a CDS encoding MarC family protein, protein MEILLATFSALFSVVNPFGAMPVFLTLTHDDTPTRRGEQALRACIYMVLILTVFFLAGQAVLDFFGLRIHDLRIAGGIMIMRAGFDLLNAKPEESKKISKDVVAEGVEKDDISFTPLAMPLLSGPGSIAVVISLFTKSLTIIDMGLTILAIIMMGAVSYIILLFSPKLMIFLGKAGLAALSKIMGFIVLSLGVSFIVTALLALFK, encoded by the coding sequence ATGGAAATTCTGCTTGCTACATTTTCTGCCCTGTTTTCGGTGGTGAACCCGTTTGGCGCCATGCCTGTGTTCCTGACCCTCACCCATGATGACACGCCCACCCGGCGGGGCGAACAGGCCTTGCGTGCCTGTATCTACATGGTGCTTATCTTGACCGTCTTCTTTCTGGCCGGGCAGGCCGTGCTGGACTTTTTCGGGCTCAGGATCCATGACCTGCGCATTGCGGGCGGTATCATGATCATGCGGGCCGGGTTTGACCTACTCAACGCCAAGCCCGAAGAAAGCAAAAAAATCTCCAAGGACGTAGTGGCCGAAGGCGTAGAAAAGGACGATATCTCCTTTACGCCCCTGGCCATGCCCCTGCTCTCGGGGCCCGGCTCCATTGCGGTGGTCATCAGTCTTTTCACCAAGTCGCTTACCATTATTGATATGGGGCTCACCATTCTGGCCATTATCATGATGGGCGCGGTGAGTTACATTATCCTGCTTTTCTCTCCTAAACTGATGATTTTCTTAGGTAAGGCCGGTCTGGCCGCTTTGTCAAAGATCATGGGCTTTATTGTCCTGTCTCTGGGGGTGAGCTTTATCGTGACCGCGTTACTGGCCTTGTTCAAGTAA
- a CDS encoding 5-(carboxyamino)imidazole ribonucleotide synthase — protein MNNIRLGILGGGQLGRMLLQAGLDFNLYTLVLDPDEFAPCRHLCEEFVHGDFKDYDTVYAFGKRCNLLTIEIEHVNVDALFQLEKEGLAIYPKPASLQTIQDKGLQKEFFQKHAIPTAPFRLLQEAAELDAHQDFLPAFHKLRRGGYDGNGVRRLDSPADFGKAFQAPGVLEKLVDFELEISVICARNVQGEVKAYPVVEQVMHDEHNLVDYLLAPSQIAYKLQRMAIEIATHVTTTLDIVGLLAVEMFVTRDGQILVNEVAPRPHNSGHHTMKANATSQFEQHLRAILGLPLGDTEPHCPAILLNLLGEAGYSGEAVYEGLEETLREPGVHIHLYGKKFTRPFRKMGHLTVLAPTVEEVKTKAESVKNRLRIIA, from the coding sequence ATGAATAACATACGACTAGGCATTCTGGGGGGCGGACAGTTGGGCAGGATGCTACTTCAGGCCGGCCTTGATTTTAACCTGTACACGCTGGTGCTAGACCCAGATGAGTTTGCCCCTTGCCGGCACCTGTGCGAGGAGTTTGTGCACGGTGACTTCAAAGACTATGATACCGTCTACGCCTTCGGCAAGCGCTGTAACCTGCTCACCATTGAAATTGAGCACGTAAACGTAGACGCGCTTTTCCAGCTGGAAAAGGAAGGCCTGGCCATTTACCCGAAGCCCGCGTCCTTGCAAACTATTCAGGACAAGGGCCTTCAGAAAGAGTTCTTCCAGAAACACGCCATTCCTACGGCCCCGTTCAGGTTGCTGCAGGAGGCCGCTGAGCTAGACGCCCACCAGGATTTTCTGCCCGCGTTCCATAAGCTGCGCCGCGGCGGGTATGATGGCAACGGGGTACGGCGGTTAGACAGCCCCGCAGATTTTGGTAAGGCGTTTCAGGCCCCCGGCGTGCTGGAGAAACTGGTGGACTTTGAGCTGGAGATATCGGTGATCTGTGCCCGCAATGTGCAGGGCGAGGTGAAAGCCTACCCCGTGGTGGAACAGGTCATGCATGATGAACATAATCTGGTAGATTACCTGCTGGCACCGTCTCAGATTGCGTATAAGTTACAGCGCATGGCCATTGAGATTGCCACCCACGTGACCACTACTTTGGATATTGTAGGGCTACTGGCCGTAGAGATGTTTGTGACCAGAGACGGTCAGATACTGGTGAACGAAGTGGCGCCCCGCCCGCACAACAGCGGCCACCATACCATGAAAGCCAACGCCACCTCACAGTTTGAGCAGCACCTGCGGGCTATCCTGGGCTTGCCTCTAGGGGACACTGAACCGCATTGCCCCGCCATTTTGCTTAACCTGCTGGGCGAGGCCGGGTACTCCGGGGAGGCGGTGTATGAGGGTCTGGAGGAAACCCTGCGGGAGCCGGGCGTGCACATTCACCTGTACGGGAAGAAGTTCACCCGGCCGTTCCGGAAAATGGGCCACCTGACCGTGTTGGCGCCTACCGTAGAAGAAGTGAAAACGAAAGCAGAAAGCGTAAAGAACCGTTTAAGAATTATTGCATGA
- the purE gene encoding 5-(carboxyamino)imidazole ribonucleotide mutase yields the protein MSQTPEKAAPVVGIIMGSQSDLKVMSAAADVLEQLRIPYELTIVSAHRTPHRMMEYAEAARKRGLKVIIAGAGGAAHLPGMVAALTTLPVIGVPVKSSNSIDGWDSILSILQMPSGVPVATVALNGAANAGILAAQILGTTNAVVADNLEKHRAIQKDKVMRSVEQLNRGEFDVD from the coding sequence ATGAGCCAAACGCCAGAAAAAGCCGCGCCCGTAGTGGGCATTATCATGGGTAGCCAGTCAGACCTGAAAGTGATGTCTGCCGCCGCCGATGTATTGGAACAACTCCGGATCCCCTATGAATTGACCATCGTTTCGGCGCACCGCACGCCCCACCGCATGATGGAATACGCCGAGGCTGCCCGCAAACGGGGCCTGAAGGTGATCATTGCCGGGGCCGGGGGCGCCGCCCACTTACCCGGTATGGTGGCCGCTTTGACTACCCTGCCCGTGATTGGGGTGCCCGTGAAATCCAGCAACTCCATTGATGGCTGGGACTCTATCCTGTCCATCCTGCAAATGCCTAGTGGCGTACCGGTAGCCACGGTAGCGTTGAACGGTGCGGCAAACGCCGGAATTCTGGCCGCCCAGATTCTGGGTACCACTAACGCCGTTGTGGCCGACAACCTGGAGAAACACCGGGCCATCCAAAAAGACAAGGTCATGCGCTCCGTGGAACAGTTAAACCGGGGTGAATTTGACGTAGACTAG
- a CDS encoding GNAT family N-acetyltransferase: MLTLLPIHTTATPEFLLAWQLYEEAFPAEERRNLGQQKELLSHSHYRFMSVQKEGETVGVVGLWEFTDFLFLEHLAMTPQQRGLGWGKQVLDLLKDASPSPMMILEVEPPLTSLAQRRIGFYARSGFHLNAYPYRQPAYSPEKPWVPLQLMSFPGLLADEEYQKIKTLLYKTVYGTEETI; the protein is encoded by the coding sequence TTGCTTACTTTACTTCCCATCCATACAACTGCCACGCCCGAATTCCTTCTGGCGTGGCAGTTGTATGAAGAGGCCTTCCCCGCTGAGGAGCGTAGGAATCTGGGGCAACAGAAGGAGCTCCTCTCCCATAGCCATTACCGTTTCATGTCGGTTCAAAAAGAGGGGGAAACGGTGGGGGTAGTGGGCCTTTGGGAGTTCACTGATTTCTTGTTTCTGGAGCATCTGGCCATGACTCCGCAGCAGCGGGGCCTGGGCTGGGGCAAGCAGGTGCTGGACCTCCTGAAAGACGCTTCTCCGTCACCTATGATGATTCTGGAGGTAGAACCGCCCCTTACCTCCCTTGCCCAGCGCCGCATTGGTTTCTACGCACGCTCTGGCTTTCACCTCAATGCCTATCCTTACCGGCAGCCGGCCTACAGCCCTGAGAAACCATGGGTGCCGCTGCAGCTTATGTCTTTTCCAGGGCTGCTGGCAGATGAAGAGTACCAGAAAATAAAGACGCTCCTTTATAAAACCGTGTACGGGACAGAGGAAACCATCTGA
- a CDS encoding histidine phosphatase family protein has protein sequence MSENAPHIYLIRHARPIINRSGLFSKAAAAQYIQDYNVAEVEEIIEKSEHLPMDRIKKVFCSTLPRAKATAKMLFGEGVELIEDATFREFENRIWGLPLGKFPLIWWQVTSRALWLLGLNQKDIESFKQAKARAAQAAQHLATEAEAHGLAVLVAHGFLNEFVKRALRRQGWKVLRDGGRGYVGVTQLGK, from the coding sequence ATGTCAGAGAACGCTCCCCATATCTATCTTATCCGGCATGCCCGGCCTATTATTAACCGGTCGGGGCTGTTTAGCAAGGCGGCGGCGGCCCAGTACATTCAGGACTACAATGTGGCGGAGGTGGAAGAGATCATAGAAAAAAGCGAGCACCTGCCCATGGACCGCATCAAGAAAGTCTTTTGCAGTACCCTGCCCCGAGCCAAGGCTACTGCCAAAATGCTGTTTGGGGAAGGGGTGGAACTGATTGAGGATGCCACGTTCCGGGAGTTTGAGAACCGCATCTGGGGCTTGCCGCTGGGCAAGTTTCCCTTGATCTGGTGGCAGGTGACGTCCAGGGCCTTGTGGCTGCTAGGGCTCAACCAGAAAGACATTGAAAGCTTTAAACAGGCCAAGGCCCGGGCCGCCCAGGCCGCCCAGCATTTAGCCACCGAAGCTGAGGCCCACGGGCTGGCCGTGCTGGTGGCGCACGGGTTCTTAAATGAGTTCGTGAAACGCGCCCTCAGGAGGCAAGGCTGGAAAGTTCTGCGCGACGGTGGACGGGGCTATGTGGGCGTGACCCAACTGGGCAAATAA
- a CDS encoding outer membrane beta-barrel family protein codes for MKKSTLFFVGMLCFCLSSPGMGWAQVAPPASALAQAAPRGKIAGVLTDSLTGKPIEFATVALLQNGTNKAMDGTVTDAQGRYAFTGIPTGEYRLSFSFIGYMTKVLPQVSVTEQKPEMEVGTVKLASSATQLKEVKVEALRPTITQEADKIVVSIEGTALAAGRTAYDVLAKSPGVFVDQDGNIQLNGRGGVTVMLDGKLTYLSASDLRTMLEGMSAENIKNIEIIANPSAKYDAEGTSGILNINLKKNELQGLNGSVYGTYNTNFKQSGYSTGGNLNIKSGKWNSFASIDQMQRVGNREGTFERVYDAKEGLIYFNQTANGKHKNQGPPTFRLGTDYSLTDKHSVGAMTSFNQNTVWVDFISDSYMGLDRQNPETFINANNFLTNRFRSSTNNVHYNGKLDTLGTTLSADLDFVKISNAGHSNFYNYYTDLTAENRPTTQDFLYTDTDNGFDIYSGKIDFAKPLNKVSKLEVGAKASRVVSDNDSRFYFNSNGLVLDPRRTNHFIYDENIYAAYINFNTKFGDKFLVQTGLRGEKTESTGESVTTKQVNDRSYFNLFPSVFVQQKVSENYQIGYNYSRRIQRPNYGNLNPFISYRDPFTYTTGNPQLRPQYTHSVGVTQTFMKDYILTLNYQYVKDVMSELPYLDVENATTIYTTGNVDDLQNVSMTALAPVKIMKNWDTNNTLTFSYNEYTMMTNVNGELNSNNNTQRVTNAQFLYMLQSSHNILLPYGFQMEVNAVGRGPAVSGLYKIEAMWWVHAGLKKSFLDKKLDLSVNVNDIFRSYRLRFNTTIGENINNFDQYLYPRNIGVTLRYKFSKGQKVEQRRTNTLDEVNRT; via the coding sequence ATGAAAAAATCTACCCTCTTTTTTGTAGGGATGCTATGCTTTTGCCTTTCTTCTCCTGGAATGGGTTGGGCACAGGTAGCACCACCGGCATCTGCCCTCGCCCAGGCGGCACCCCGCGGTAAGATTGCCGGGGTTTTGACGGACTCCTTAACCGGTAAGCCAATTGAGTTTGCTACGGTGGCCTTGCTTCAGAATGGCACAAACAAAGCTATGGACGGCACTGTGACCGATGCCCAGGGGCGCTATGCCTTCACAGGCATTCCTACCGGAGAGTACAGGCTTTCTTTCAGTTTTATAGGGTATATGACCAAAGTGCTGCCACAAGTTTCTGTGACGGAACAAAAGCCCGAGATGGAAGTAGGCACGGTGAAATTAGCAAGCTCTGCCACTCAACTGAAAGAAGTAAAAGTAGAAGCGCTGCGGCCCACCATCACGCAAGAGGCAGACAAGATTGTGGTGAGCATTGAGGGCACCGCCCTTGCCGCGGGCCGAACGGCGTATGACGTGCTGGCCAAGTCGCCGGGGGTATTTGTAGACCAAGACGGCAACATCCAACTGAATGGCCGAGGCGGGGTGACCGTGATGCTGGACGGCAAGCTGACTTACCTCTCTGCGTCAGATTTGCGCACTATGCTGGAAGGCATGTCTGCGGAGAACATCAAGAACATTGAAATCATCGCCAACCCATCGGCTAAGTATGACGCAGAGGGCACCTCCGGCATCCTGAACATCAACCTCAAGAAGAATGAACTGCAAGGCCTGAACGGAAGTGTGTACGGCACCTATAACACCAACTTTAAACAGAGCGGGTATTCTACCGGGGGTAACCTAAACATTAAAAGCGGCAAGTGGAATTCTTTTGCCAGTATTGATCAGATGCAACGAGTAGGCAACCGGGAAGGAACCTTTGAGCGGGTGTATGACGCCAAAGAAGGCCTTATCTATTTTAACCAGACCGCAAACGGGAAGCACAAAAACCAGGGTCCGCCCACCTTCAGATTAGGTACTGATTACAGCCTCACCGACAAGCACAGCGTGGGCGCCATGACCAGCTTCAACCAGAATACGGTCTGGGTAGACTTTATTTCAGACTCCTACATGGGGCTTGACCGGCAGAATCCTGAGACATTCATCAATGCCAACAACTTCCTGACCAACCGGTTTAGAAGCTCCACCAACAACGTACACTACAACGGTAAACTAGACACGCTGGGCACCACGCTTTCCGCAGACCTGGACTTTGTAAAAATCTCCAACGCCGGGCACTCCAACTTCTACAATTACTATACAGACTTAACCGCAGAGAACCGCCCCACCACCCAGGATTTTTTGTATACCGACACCGACAACGGCTTTGACATTTACTCTGGAAAGATTGACTTTGCCAAGCCCTTGAACAAGGTGAGCAAGCTGGAAGTAGGTGCCAAAGCGAGCCGGGTGGTGTCTGACAACGATTCACGGTTTTATTTCAACAGCAACGGGTTAGTGCTAGACCCAAGAAGAACCAACCACTTTATCTATGACGAAAACATTTACGCCGCCTATATCAACTTCAACACCAAGTTTGGCGATAAATTCTTAGTACAGACCGGCTTAAGAGGAGAGAAAACAGAATCCACTGGTGAGTCTGTGACCACAAAGCAGGTGAATGACAGAAGCTATTTCAATCTATTCCCCAGTGTATTTGTCCAGCAGAAGGTAAGCGAGAACTACCAGATAGGTTACAATTACAGCCGCCGCATCCAGCGGCCCAATTACGGCAATCTGAACCCGTTCATCAGCTACCGTGACCCATTCACCTACACCACAGGCAACCCACAGTTGCGCCCGCAATACACGCACTCGGTAGGAGTTACCCAGACGTTCATGAAAGACTATATCTTAACCCTCAACTACCAGTACGTGAAAGATGTGATGTCTGAGTTGCCTTACCTGGATGTGGAGAACGCCACCACTATCTATACTACCGGCAACGTGGACGACCTCCAGAACGTGAGCATGACGGCCCTTGCGCCGGTCAAAATCATGAAGAACTGGGACACTAATAATACGCTTACCTTCTCTTACAATGAATACACCATGATGACCAATGTGAACGGGGAGCTGAACTCCAATAACAACACGCAGCGGGTAACCAATGCGCAGTTCCTGTACATGCTGCAGTCCAGCCATAATATCTTGTTGCCCTACGGTTTCCAGATGGAGGTGAACGCGGTGGGAAGAGGGCCAGCGGTGTCTGGCTTGTATAAGATTGAGGCAATGTGGTGGGTGCATGCCGGGTTGAAGAAAAGCTTCCTTGACAAGAAACTGGACCTGAGCGTGAACGTGAACGATATCTTCCGGAGCTACCGCCTGCGCTTTAACACCACCATTGGCGAGAACATCAACAACTTTGACCAGTACCTGTACCCTAGAAACATTGGCGTGACCTTGCGCTACAAATTCAGCAAAGGGCAGAAAGTAGAGCAACGCCGCACCAATACCCTGGATGAAGTAAACAGAACGTAA